Part of the Triticum aestivum cultivar Chinese Spring chromosome 4D, IWGSC CS RefSeq v2.1, whole genome shotgun sequence genome is shown below.
GTCACACTCGACGATGAACGGCCGTGTGAAGTCCGGCAACACGAGGACGGGAGCCGTGGTGACCGCCGTCTTGAGGGCGGTAAAAGCTGCTGCCGCCTCCGGCGACTAGGAGAAGCCGTCCTTGCGAAGGAGGGCCGTTAGGGGCGCGGCGACCACGCCAAACTCCTTGACAAACTTGCGGTAGTACCCCGCAAGGCCGAGGAACCCCCGGACCGCGCGCGCCGAGCGTGGCTGCGGCCAGTCGGCCACTGCCTGCACCTTTTCCGGGTCCATGGTCACTCCTGCAGCGGAGATGGTGTGACCCAGGTAGGAGATCGACTCAACGGCGAACGCGCATTTCTATCGCTTGACGAAGAGCCGGTGCTGGTGCAGGACGGTGAAGACGGTGCGCACATGTCGGAGATGGTCGGCCCACGTCTCACTGAAAATGAGGATGTCGTCGAAGAAGACGAGAACGAAACGGCGCAGGTACGGCCGCAGCAGATCGTTCATGAGTGCCTGGAACGTCGCCGGCGCGTTGCAGAGGCCGAACGGCATCACCAGGAACTCGTAGAGGCCGTCGTGGGTGCATAAGGCGGTCTTTGGGATGTCCTCTGCGCGCATCCGCACCTGGTGGTAGCCGGAGCGCaagtcgagcttggtgaagaaacgAGCGCGCCGGAGCTCGTCGAGGAGTTCGTCCACCACCGGGATCGAAAACGCATCCTTGACGGTGATGGCGTTCagggcgcggtagtcgatgcagaagcgccaGGACCCGTCGGGCTTGCGGACCAGCAGTACCGGCGAGGAGAATGCGGAACAACTCGCTCGGATGATGCCCTGGGCGAGCATGGCGGCGCACTGACGCTCCAGCTCGTCCTTGTGTGCGGCCGGGTAGCGATACGGACGGACGGCCACCGGAGCGGAACCGGGCAGCAGGGTGATGCCGTGGTCGCGGCCGCGGGGTGGTGGCATGCCGGAGGGTTCGGCGAAGATGCCGTCGAACTCGGTGATGATGGCGTCGAACtcggtgatgatggcgtcgaggaaGTCACGGCCGCTGCATGATTTCAGGGCTAGTCCAGCCGGTCCTGCAATGTCGCGCCAGCACACCCGATGGCCCTCCCGCCAGAACGTCATGGAGAGGGTGCGGAAATCCCACAGGATCGGTCCAAGCGTCGCAAGCCACTGCGTGCCCAGGACGACGTCGTAGCCCGCGAGCGGCAAGGCGAGGAAATCCTCCGAGAACGCCTCTTGGTCGATGTGGAAGGACACGGCGAGGTATGCACCCTAGCACGGGCGGCCGCCTCCTCGGCGATGAAGTTGTGGGTGGAGCCAGAGTCGATCAGGGCGAGGAGGGAGACACCCCCGAGTGTGATATGCATCTGCATGGTCTCGCTCGTGCGCACGCCGGAGATTGCGTGGAGCGAGATCCGAGGGTCGGCCTGCGAGGCATCAGCGGTGGTGGAGGccgcatcgtcgtcgtcgtcgtctggcGCCAGGTCGAGGAGAAAGATGCGCTGACACACGCGGTTGTGGCCCCTGCCAAACTTCTCATTACAATTGAAGCAGAGGCCCAGGCGACGGCGTTCCTCCATCTCCGCCTGTGACAGGCGTTTGATTTGGTGCCCTTCCGGCAGAACGGGGGCAGGCTGGGGTGCGGCTGGTGGTGCCGGTGCGGGGGGCGCGAGGCGTGGTACGGGCGCCGGCAGGATGCCCATCTGCTAAAAACGAACCGGTGGCGCGGAGGCGAGCGCGCACTGGTCGCGCAGCTCCAACTTGCGGGCGAGACTCATGGCGACGGCGAGGGACTGCGGGTTGTGGATCTCCACGTCGAGGCTGAGGGGTGGCTGGAGTCCCGCGGTGAAGATCTGAACCTTCTGTGTCTCCGATAAGAAGCCTGCCCGGGGAAGGAGCGCCTCAAACCGCTCCTGGAAGTCGACGACGGACGTCGTGCGCTTGCACGCCATCAGTTCGCCCAGCGGGTTAGCGCGCAGAGGTGGCCCGAAGCGGAGATTGAGCAGCTCGGTGAAGCGGCGCCACGGAGGTGTGCCCTCGTCGCGCTGGACCTGCATACACCACAGTTGGGCAGTACCCTCGAGATTGTATGACGCCATCCACACTTTCTCCTCCTCGGCGATCCGTTGTTGATGGAAGAAGGACTCGCATCTGTTGATGAATGCGAGAGGGTCGGACTTGCCGTCGAACTTGGGGAAGTCCATCTTCTGAAACCGGGGTGGTCGATCGTTGTGGTGCTGCCCATCGTGGGCCCCGTCAGCGCCCGACGAGGAGGCGGACTTCTCCTTCTGCAGTGCGGCGACAGACGTCTGCAGGGACGCCACCGTTGCAGTCAAGGCCTCGATCATCTTGGCCAAATCAGCGGTGGTTGGTTCTGCCATGGCGGAAGTAACCGAGGCGACGGCGGATGGTGGTGATGGAGGTGGGCTTGGCGCGGACGCAGGGGTGGAGGCGGGCTGCGGAGGCGTGGACGAGGAAGAGGAACGCCTGGAACCCGATACCAAGTTGTCAAGGACCTCGGTGCCCAAGACAGCCGGACCTCGACTACGTAGTTCGTAGTCTCGGTTgataggagcgctagggtttttgcctaACTGCTCAATGGCGCAGGAGATGAGATTAGGAGTAGAGAAAGAGATAGGAAATAATGATTTATTGCCTGCCGTCAAAGGGTGCAGATTACACGATATATAAAGGCCTCATGGGCTGCTAACAAACTGAAAACTATGCCTAACAAACTACTCCTGGACTCTAGGAACCAATGTATACGGATTAGGACTCCTTGCCCCGATCACGCCTCGCCAGCTGTGGCCGTCGGCTGCTGCTCCTGGGCGCGTGGCCCGCGCCTGTACGCAGCGCCCCACATGACAGACCATGTGTTTGCAGCTTTGCGCACAAGCTCCACAGCCTAAAAAAAAGGAGCATCCTCCAAAACAAAAACGTTTTGGAGGCGGCAGATGTAAGAACTCCGCTATAGTTGCTCTAAGCACAATAGGCGGGAAACTCTCTCcaccaaaaaaacagaaaaacgaaTGTCCGATGTATTGATAAAACAAAAGAGAAAGCGTTTACTCACACCATGAAAGGCGGCTGTGATATTGTCTTGTATCTCTATATATACTACACGGTAAATCGTTGCACACTGACAAGTGAGCCCATAATCGGATATTACCTCCGTAGCAAAAAGTTAAACGTTTTTGAATGCTAGTTTTAGCCTACAAAAAACGTCTTCTATTTTGATACGGAGGTAGTACATGCCACATGGAGATTCCTAAAAATAACAATCTCATAGACAAAATTGTGCTACAATCCGACATAGCCCctaattttttttttcttttctttttgaagaCATAAGCCCTAACTAATAGTCTACCACACAACGTTAGTTCATGGCTTCATCCAGACGTCGTCCTTGACATACCCATCATGTCATCATAGAGAAAATCTTTAACCGCCTTATCCAGTGGTTGCGCGAGTTATCGAACTGGTGAAGAGAAGAAAATAACCAATGAGTAGACAAGAAATCCAGCCAGAAGGATCCCTCCATAGACAAAAGCCTGGGATGACTGTTTCGGGTGACTATATTCAATGCTGCAGCACTTCATCTTGTCTCTCTCCGCAGAAAGAACACGTTCTACATACCTGCCCAACCAAAAAATTGTaagaatgattccaaagaaagggTAAATATGGAGCAAATAAATCACCAAAAAACAATTAAATGTTCTTTTCTATACAAGGTTTAACGGTACAAGGAGTGAAGGCAGAATAGCTAGTTGGGGACTGGCGACATGGAGATAAAGTTAACATACTGTTCTGTAAATATAGTGCTCTGAAGGATGTCGGAACTGTTTTGAGAAGCATCAACCAGACGGTGGTCATAGAGCAATGAAGATAGATCCACAAGTTGTTCctcaagcctctgaaatggtgcgAACAGAAAAGCAAATCAGGTCCAGACAGAACTTCCACACTGAAGTAGACTGATGCAGTGTATGAAACATGTACTTACATCCAGGTACTCTTCTAAACGTTCAACAAGGCCATGGGGGAAAGGCTCCGGCATTGTGGTCACCTTCTTATAGAATTTCTCTACCCATAACTCAGTGCTAGACTTGTTTTTATTACCTTTGACAGGTTCTCCTAATGGCGTCTTAAGATGATCTGACGCAAATGATTGAACGGACTGCAACAAACATCAAACCACAGTTTTAGTTTGTCGTGCACGTCAAGAAAATAACCAAATGATGAGGTTCAATTGAATGTCAAAGGACCTCTGACGTGTCCCTTATTTTGCGAAGAGCTGCATCAACCCGGGCATAGATTGTAGTTCTCTGCACATTAAAAAACAAAAATTGTCACAAATGAATATGACAACAGCTGACACTAAGGTTGTACATGCCAGTTTAAATGGGTTGCAAAAGCCGGTAAAGACGCATTTTACTATCAATAATTGCACTACCAATGCATTTTGATGTCTATGCTACGCATGTATGTTGACACAGGTCCAGAAACCCGTGTTTGAACCAGAATTTATATTGGTTAAAATGGAAACCTGGTGATGGTGATTACAGAATCGTGATAATGATTTACGCATATACCCAGCTTTTGTGGACATAAATGGCAACGGAACAGCAGAGAAAATAAATACCGAACCTAGCATGCTCCCAACACACGTGGAATAATTATCAGAAACTGGCCCATGGAGGGGAAGAAGCAATGGGTGTATAGCGGGCCTGAGCTCGAGGTTTCACAGTTTCTGTTCCAGTGCAATGTACAGACCATAGAAAGCATGAACAAGTATTCTGACGGTGCCTCACTATTACATATGAGCATTTATCTCCCTCCCCTGCTCCTCTCATTGTACATTATTTAAGGGAAATAAAAAAGGTATTGTTGGTTGACATTACCAGTGCAACGTCCTGAAGGATTTGACTGATCTGAGAGGAGTTTGAGAATGGTCCAAAAGGATGACAACCAGCAGACCATAGCCAGTTCACAATTGGTCTTTCATGAATACGTGATGCCCGTTCATACGGTGCACTCAGACCTCCAACTGCGGAAGCCAAACCAGCCAAGATGTGACGCTGTGCTAGAGATGGATACGCAAACTGCCTAGTTGTTTCTGACACGTAGCTGCAACATAAGGGAGGCTTAAACACAGCAGCAACTTGAACTCATGCTGTGCAGGAATCAGTAGAACGTTTTTTTCTTTACAGAAAAGTTTAACATACCTTAGAGGAATCATTTTATTGTTATGCTCCAATACAATGACAACATCTTTACTTGTCCAAACAAGGCTTTCCTCTTCCATCATAAGCTCAGCATCAAAATCAGCCAATGATAATACAAAGCTGTtgaaaaacaaatcagcaaaagTAGCAGTGCACCTTCTGCCTCAACAATGCATTCTTAGGACCTTAGTTCTTAAAATATCTTGGGAATAGTTCTACTTCTATGCACAAATTATACTTTACATTTGTTGAGTGCATAATTTGATAACTTCCAAATTTTACAATAAAACGGTAGGACAAAATCCATGTGAACAGTGACCCTTGTCTTCTTATTGTTCTTAATTTATCACTTGCAgttttatcttttttttatttgcAGGAGCACAATATGAGTTTGAAATATTATACTTGCTCTCTTTGTGTGTAGTAGCTTACACTGGAATCACTCTGGTTCCATAAGTTCTGTACATGGCTCCATGTTTCTTTTTTCCAGCTCCTcgcttttctttcttatttctggGCATGTAAGATTCCCAAATAGGCTTGTGCTTGATAGAATCTTGTACATTATCTTGCTCATCCATCCAATGCTGTTGTTGACAAAAATTGTTTCTCATAGATAACACCCGTAATAAAAAACAGGTATTGTGATTCATGAAATTGACGTAAAATTCCGGTGTATTTCATACAGCAAATATTACACACCTGCTTCAGGAAGAATCTACTTGAGAGGGAAGGATCCGAGACTTCCAATAAACCAGCCGACAGCACATCGGCAGAACGTTCCATTTCCTGTACCAGTTAGTATAACCACCTCAGAATATTGCAGTTGAAATGTAAGAAATTAGTCTGCTTTGTAGTGCTTCAGGTTTCACCATTTCATAAAAGCTATGGGACACGTTCAGTACGGTCTTATACACCTGTTGCCAAAAATGTCTATAATTTTCACTTGATTCAGCCTTCTCCCAGCACAAGCAGAAGATCCATGAAGATTACGAATTATAAAGCTGTCTTTTTTTATCCTTACGGTATTAGGAAGACATGGCTAACAGGCCAGGTAAATTTAGCGTATAGTTCTCCATGTGACAAGCTCTCATGCACCTATATTTACTAAACGTGGAAAATGGATAAATATATTTTATGCTATATAATTAGATGAAGACATCATGTTAATTTTTCCAGAAGTGCCTCTTCAACCCAAGAAGCATACATCCAAGATCTGTAGGTGAGTAGGTCTATTAAGCTACCATAACGGAAATAATATCCTTGCAATTACAACATAATGCATTTGAATGAAGCTAAGATCTAACATACCTCTTTGAGTATTGCTCCATCCAAGTATGTTTTGGTACGGACGTGAAATCGACCATCACTCTTTGTTTCATGAAGAGAATGACTACGCATTGCTTTGGAGACCGCAACAGCTAACTTTTCGTGCTCATGCAGTGCATGCGAACCAGAAATTACTATAACCTCCTGCCCAGCATGGACCATCTTTTTTACCTGAAAGAGTATGAATGGTGGTACTACCAATTCAGTTCACGAGGTTAAAAAGTATAGACTTATATATGCCCCATAGATTTCTGATCAATAACCATGTGTACTTCATACTGCACAAAACAGGCACAGCATACTTTTTTCACTAATAAATCAGCCAGGCTAGTAAATCGCTGATCAATAACCATGTGTACTTCATATTGATTGTACTACTATTCATTTTCAACCAATATTGAATCATGATGATCTTGAGCTTCCTAAATTGGACAATGTGACAAGACAGATCTTCACTTCATACTTGCAATTTCCTTTTCTCCTACCAGGATCTAGGTAAAAAAAACTATTCACATGGATTTGCCACAGGCAATTATATCAATACAATTACCGCAAAAGGACTTTCCGAATGAAATCCCATTGGCACTACAGATTGTGAAATGATAGCTAACAGTCAACAACGGTGGAACTAATACTGATTGAGAAAGCTTTGCTCGCACCTCAATGTACTGTTTAAAATATATTACAAGGACTCA
Proteins encoded:
- the LOC123097661 gene encoding uncharacterized protein; the protein is MAPPLLLRILFLLAVTAAASAAARREAFRRDPGHEHWHHGAFHDVEESVRADVRRMLHTRAEVPFQVPLEVNVVLIGFNGDGGYRYPLDGHKLEQFLKMSFPLHRPSCFETGEPIDIEHHIMYNVIAAGQPELISLEKSLKEAMVSAGTARESEYGREFPLFEVEATVVEPTFERLYSFIFDMEPGRSATEMDRPVPVAIFVVNFDKVRMDPRNKGVDLDSLMYSKINGLTEQELKKQEADYIYRYRYNGGGATQVWLSSGRFVVIDLSAGPCTYGKIESEEGSVSYRSMPRLSNIIFPRGLAAPSASSTQDIFVGQLAGLISTTIEHVIAPDIRFETVDMTLRLLVPIIVLQNHNRYNILQAGHNNSIDVKAIEREVKKMVHAGQEVIVISGSHALHEHEKLAVAVSKAMRSHSLHETKSDGRFHVRTKTYLDGAILKEEMERSADVLSAGLLEVSDPSLSSRFFLKQHWMDEQDNVQDSIKHKPIWESYMPRNKKEKRGAGKKKHGAMYRTYGTRVIPVFVLSLADFDAELMMEEESLVWTSKDVVIVLEHNNKMIPLSYVSETTRQFAYPSLAQRHILAGLASAVGGLSAPYERASRIHERPIVNWLWSAGCHPFGPFSNSSQISQILQDVALRTTIYARVDAALRKIRDTSESVQSFASDHLKTPLGEPVKGNKNKSSTELWVEKFYKKVTTMPEPFPHGLVERLEEYLDRLEEQLVDLSSLLYDHRLVDASQNSSDILQSTIFTEQYVERVLSAERDKMKCCSIEYSHPKQSSQAFVYGGILLAGFLVYSLVIFFSSPVR